The genomic window GGGTTTTCTGGCGGTGGAGGTTTTGGCGGCTTTAATGCCAATATGCCGGGCAACGACCTGACGGGCCAAATACATATTACCCTGCAGGAAGCTTATACAGGAACCGAACGCATACTGGATACAGGAACCGAAAAACTAAAGGTTAAAATAAAACCCGGGGCTTATGAGGGATTAAAGTTACGTGTAAAAGGCAAAGGGGAAAAAGGACGGGGCGGTCAGGACGGAAACCTTTACCTCAACATTAAAATTGAAGATAACGAAGTATATCAACGCAAGGGAAATGATTTGTACATGGAGGTTCCTGTCGATCTTTTCACGGCCTTGCTGGGAGGCAAACAGCAAATCCATACCCTTTCGGGAAGTGTAAATATTACCCTACCCGAAGGCACACAAAACGGCAAGCAATTGCGACTTAAAGGTAAAGGCATGCCCGTATATGGCAAAAGAACACATGGTGATTTATATATAAAACTGACGGTACGTTTACCTGATAAGTTAAATGCAGAACAAAAAGAACTGGCAAAGAAATTAAAAGATAGTTTGAAAAAATAATATAGGAAAGGCAATTCTTAATATTAAAATTCAGGACAATATGAAAAAGAATGATTTTTTAGATCTATACGATAGAAGTATGCCTCGCAATATGCTTGATTTGATTGACGCGGTGATAGAAACGGAACTTTTTTTCAATTCACAATCGCTTCAATTTATCTATTCTTCGAAACAAGAGATGAATGCGGCCATAAACAGAGCCATGCACATTTGCCGTAACATGGGTCTGCCGCTTGAAAGGCATTTTAGGATAAGCTACATATCGGATCATAGTCAACACGCGGTGCTGCAGGTGTGGAAAATGTCGAAAGCCGCATATTACCTCACCATTATCAACGGCGATCCGGACAACCCAATGGTAAGCCGAATGCAATGGGAATTAATTAAAAAGATGCTCTGAACACCCCCTTGCCGGCCAATAAACTTCATTTAAAAAAGATAATAAAATCAAATACCCTATCTTTGCACCTGTGAAACGAAAAATGGAGTTATTGGTTCCGGGTGGAGATGTGGATGCTATCAAAGCGGCTATCCTTGCCGTCGGCGGTCATCCGATAGCCGACGAAGATAGCAGTACCCATGCCATTTACTGCGGCTTAGATAAATTTAATGCGCGCAACAGGGCAGCAAACATCAGTTTCGATGAGTTGCAAAGCATCATCCGATTGGCACACACACATAACTGCCTTATATTTCTTACCCTTAACATCCTTATTCTCGAAAATGAGATTACAGCATTGACAAGTCTGCTCAACCAACTGGCCAACACCCAGATAGATGGACTTATCGTTCAGGACTTGGGATTACTCTATCTCCTCAAAAAACATTACCCCACCTTACCTGTACACGCATCCACACAAATGACCACGCACAACCCGGGACAAATTAAATTTTTGCATAAGCTGGGCGTTGAACGGGTTAACTTATCGCGTGAGCTGAACCTGGAGGAGATAAAACATTTAAGCAGCATTGCCAACGAAAACAAAATGAGTACAGAGGTCTTTGTGCACGGCTCTCAATGCCTTTCGTTCTCGGGCATTTGTTATATGAGCTCATTTTATGGCAGCAACTCGGGCAACCGCGGCAGGTGCAGTCAGCC from Saccharicrinis carchari includes these protein-coding regions:
- a CDS encoding DnaJ C-terminal domain-containing protein, which produces MEYKDYYKTLGVDKKASQDDIKKAYRKLAIKYHPDKNQGNKTAEEKFKEIGEAKEVLLDPEKRKLYDELGANWKQYQQAGYKPGDNRRYQQQQNAQGGRHYTFEGDPSEFFGGGSGFSDFFESFFGGGGAGAGGFSGGGGFGGFNANMPGNDLTGQIHITLQEAYTGTERILDTGTEKLKVKIKPGAYEGLKLRVKGKGEKGRGGQDGNLYLNIKIEDNEVYQRKGNDLYMEVPVDLFTALLGGKQQIHTLSGSVNITLPEGTQNGKQLRLKGKGMPVYGKRTHGDLYIKLTVRLPDKLNAEQKELAKKLKDSLKK